A window from Pseudomonas sp. Tri1 encodes these proteins:
- a CDS encoding cytochrome c, producing MFVKRFSMAVLACLMLSACGGVDPNSPLGQRKAIFKQMLKTNEELGGMLRGRVPFDGTRFAEGAVQLDQLSHEPWKHFPQVREEDHTSARDAVWQQQARFQELARSLEAATGELVTASQVQPYKASNLGPAVQKVEDACSACHKEFRDH from the coding sequence ATGTTTGTAAAACGATTTTCCATGGCCGTACTGGCCTGCCTGATGCTGTCCGCCTGTGGTGGCGTCGATCCCAACTCTCCCCTGGGCCAGCGCAAGGCGATCTTCAAACAGATGCTCAAGACCAATGAAGAATTGGGTGGCATGTTGCGCGGCCGTGTTCCGTTCGACGGCACGCGCTTCGCCGAAGGCGCGGTACAACTTGATCAACTGTCTCACGAACCGTGGAAGCACTTCCCGCAAGTGCGCGAAGAAGACCACACCAGCGCCCGGGATGCGGTCTGGCAACAGCAGGCACGTTTCCAGGAGCTGGCCCGCAGCCTTGAGGCCGCCACCGGTGAATTGGTGACCGCCAGCCAAGTCCAGCCTTACAAGGCCAGTAACCTGGGGCCGGCGGTACAGAAGGTCGAAGATGCGTGCAGTGCCTGCCATAAAGAATTTCGGGATCATTGA